The following are from one region of the Sorghum bicolor cultivar BTx623 chromosome 2, Sorghum_bicolor_NCBIv3, whole genome shotgun sequence genome:
- the LOC8054415 gene encoding protein NRT1/ PTR FAMILY 7.3, with translation TAAATTDGSVGWNGKPCRRDRSGGWFAGFLMLANQALVTFAVNCVGINLVTFMSVVMRLDNANAANKASNWNGTTYVFSIIGAIVSDSYWGRYKACTIFQLIFVAGLVELAVACHVFLDKSCHFGDGGGRQEHCKPPTTVQAAVFYISIYQIALGNGAYQPAVTTFGADQFDETDARERKSKSAFFGYFFVANNLGGILAVTALAYMEDKGEWVQAFWIATAAALLGYLLFAVGTLRYRHFLATGNALVSVCQVVVAAVRNRRVRAPVREQDLYDPDAADGGHVETGVRKMVHTPEYRCLDKAAVIKDPASGLQLQVRPADHEPNPWRLCTIKQVEELKCILRLVPIWLCSILFSTSYSQMTSVFIEQAQAMDDSLWKLTIPPAGMDVFEILGVTAFVFIYRFCIVKVMTKVSHEPTELQRMGTGLVISTAAMITSGVVEQQRLMRATGGVGVGVDASSTLSILWQIPQYLLIGASEVFMYVTMTEFFNDQLPEGLRSLGSAMSVASMSAGSFASSLLVTLVMTITCRGGRPGWIPQDLNKGHVDWFFYLIAALNAVDLLAFVVFAKRYRPAPVVIHGADENGNGVEKGQDGEECI, from the exons acggcggcggcgacgacggacGGGTCGGTGGGCTGGAACGGCAAGCCGTGCCGCAGAGACAGGTCAGGCGGATGGTTCGCCGGCTTCCTCATGCTCG CCAACCAGGCGCTGGTGACGTTCGCGGTCAACTGCGTGGGGATCAACCTGGTGACGTTCATGTCGGTGGTGATGCGGCTGGACAACGCCAACGCCGCCAACAAGGCGTCCAACTGGAACGGCACCACCTACGTCTTCTCCATCATCGGCGCCATCGTCAGCGACTCCTACTGGGGCAGATACAAGGCCTGCACCATCTTCCAGCTCATCTTCGTCGCT GGACTGGTGGAGCTGGCCGTGGCCTGCCACGTGTTCCTGGACAAGTCGTGCCACTTCGGCGACGGCGGGGGCCGGCAGGAGCACTGCAAGCCGCCGACGACGGTGCAGGCCGCCGTCTTCTACATCTCCATCTACCAGATCGCGCTGGGGAACGGGGCGTACCAGCCGGCGGTGACCACGTTCGGCGCCGACCAGTTCGACGAGACCGACGCCCGGGAGCGGAAATCCAAGTCCGCCTTCTTCGGCTACTTCTTCGTCGCCAACAACCTCGGCGGCATCCTCGCCGTCACCGCGCTGGCCTACATGGAGGACAAGGGCGAGTGGGTGCAGGCGTTCTGgatcgccaccgccgccgccctgcTCGGGTACCTCCTCTTCGCCGTCGGGACGCTCAGGTACAGGCACTTCCTCGCCACCGGCAACGCCCTCGTCAGCGTCTGCCAGGTCGTTGTCGCCGCCGTAAGGAACAGGCGTGTCAGAGCTCCGGTGAGAGAGCAAGATCTGTACGACCCCGACGCTGCCGATGGAGGTCACGTCGAGACGGGGGTCAGGAAGATGGTGCACACACCAGAGTACAG GTGTTTGGACAAGGCAGCGGTGATTAAAGATCCAGCATCTGGCCTCCAACTCCAAGTGCGACCAGCAGATCATGAGCCCAATCCATGGAGGCTCTGCACAATAAAGCAAGTGGAAGAACTCAAGTGCATCCTGCGGCTAGTCCCAATCTGGCTCTGCAGCATCCTCTTCTCCACGTCCTACTCGCAGATGACGTCGGTGTTCATCGAGCAGGCGCAGGCCATGGACGACTCCCTGTGGAAGCTCACCATCCCTCCCGCCGGCATGGACGTCTTCGAGATACTGGGCGTCACGGCCTTCGTCTTCATCTACCGCTTCTGCATCGTCAAGGTCATGACCAAGGTATCGCACGAGCCGACGGAGCTCCAGAGGATGGGGACGGGGCTCGTCATCTCCACCGCCGCCATGATCACCTCCGGCGTGGTGGAGCAGCAGAGGCTGATGCGCGCCACGggaggcgtcggcgtcggcgtcgacgCGTCCAGCACTCTCAGCATCCTCTGGCAGATCCCGCAGTACCTGCTGATCGGAGCCTCCGAGGTGTTCATGTATGTCACCATGACGGAGTTCTTCAACGACCAGCTCCCGGAAGGCCTGAGGAGCCTCGGCAGCGCCATGAGCGTCGCCTCCATGTCGGCCGGGAGCTTCGCGAGCAGCCTTCTTGTCACTCTGGTGATGACCATCACCTGTAGAGGTGGCCGGCCTGGATGGATACCTCAGGATCTCAACAAGGGTCATGTGGACTGGTTCTTCTACCTCATAGCAGCGCTTAATGCCGTGGATCTCTTGGCGTTCGTGGTGTTTGCCAAGAGGTATAGGCCGGCTCCGGTGGTCATACATGGAGCAGATGAAAATGGAAATGGTGTCGAGAAGGGCCAAGATGGGGAGGAATGCATTTGA